The Fibrobacter sp. DNA window TAAGAATCGTGATGACCACAGGAGCAATATAAATTCTATTTTATGGGTCATGATGGATTCCCTTAAGAATGTAGTAGTAATTGGCGACCGTATTTTGATAAAGCCTCTGGAGGCGTCGAACCGCACGGGCAGCGGGCTGTACCTGCCCCCGAGCGTTAAAGACCACGATGCGGTGCATACGGGCCTCGTGATGCGCGTGGGTCCCGGATATCCCATCCCGGTGGCGCGCGACCCGGATTCCATCTTTACGGGCGAAAACAACGAGCAGGTGAATTACGTGCCCCTCCAGGTGCGCGAAGGCGACGAGGCGCTCTACCTGCAGGCGAGCGGCACCGAAATAGAAATCAATGGCGAAAAGTACGTGATTGTCGGGCAGAACGCCATTCTGCTCGTACTCCGTAACGAGATTCCCGACAGCATCGACGCTATCTAGGCCTGCGTCTTTTTGCCCGCGAGCATCTCGTGGGCTTCCTTTATTTTCCCGATGATATTCGCGGTAGCGTCGAAGATGTCCTTGATCTGGTTCAGGATTTCGTCGAACAGCTGCTGGTTGCAGAACAGTTCGTCCTTGTTCTTCTTCAGGTCGCGGTAGATTTCGCGCAGTCGCGTCAGGTGGTTCGACTCCTTGCACATCACTTCGTTGATTTCCTTGCGGATTTCTTCGGCTTCCGCCTTCTTCTGGGCGATGACATTGGGGTCGTTTTCTATCAGGATGTACGTCGGGAGCGTCGCGTAGTCTTCGAACTTGCCGGACTTGAACGTGGGGCTGTTCGTCCTGAGAGTGTTCGTGCGCAGGCCAACGCCCTTGATGGAGGAATCGATGGCGACGCTGCAGCTCGTGGTATTGTGGAAGTTGCAGCGGATGCGCTTTTCGACCTGGCGCAGTTCGTTGTACGGGTTGAAATCTTCGTCCGTTTCGATATAGCGTAGCGGCACGTAAATCGGGGTGGATTCACCGGCGATGTTTATTTTGTACGAAACGCAGATTTCTCCGGCGTATTCGCGCGTGTCGTAGCTGTTGTTGGTGGTGAACAGGATGCGTTTGATTCTGCGCAGCAGATTGTCGGCGTCGTAGCGTTCGGTGAGGGTCTCGGGGATGTCCTTCAGCAGGATTTCGACCGCGATTTTCTTGTAGCCTTCGGTCAGAACGTTGTTCGCGACGGAACGGCCCCATATTGACGTCCCGAGGAACGAGGTATCCATGAGGCTCGTTTCGGTGCGCCCGTTGAAGAATGCCGCCGCTTTTGCGAGCTTGCTCAGCACGAGCCACTTCTTGATGGACACGTAGATGTTATTCTTGTCGCAGAGTTCCGCGAGCTTGCCTATCATGGTGAGGGAATCCTGCGAGAAGGCTATCTTCCGGAATTCCTCGTCCCACTTGTCGAATTCTTCTTTCGAGACGGTGAGTTCGGGATTGATGTTTGTCGCGGTCACGTCGTCTTGCGAGGTGAGCAGCGTGCAAAGGCTTTCGGGAGAAATGCTGTCGGGGAGCGATACGGTGAGGGCGAGCTTGTCGATGATGTCGCCGCGGGTGAGCGCTTCTTCGGGGCGCACGTCGCCGGAGACGATAAGCGGGGTGCGGCCGCGGTCCTGGAGGCCTATCTGCACCCAGTTTTTCATGTTCTCGTTACTCGGGTCGTAGCTCAGGAAAAGGACGATGTCGTAGTCGTTCAGCATTGCGGGGACTTCTTGCTGGCGTCGCCCGATCTTGATGGGGTTCGCGTTCTTGAATGCGGCCACGAGTCTGTCGAGGACGATGGCCTTGCCCGATCCGGAACGTCCGTAAATGTAGAAGGGTTCGCCGATAATCATCGTGAGGAACGCGAGCTGGATGCAGTATTCGCGTTCCGGGATGCCGGCTGTAAGTTCCCCCATCAATTTTGCGATGCGCTCTTTTAGAGTCATTTTTGTTCTTTTCTCCACACTGATTATATTCGTATAATAAAAAAATAATATTTTATCTTTTTGAAAGGCTCTAAAAAAGCAAAATTTTTAAATTCTCGTTGAGAGAAAGACACCGAGGGACAATTCTGTCGATTCCGGCTTAGGCGCGAATCACGTGGAGGATTGTATCCGCGGTGCCTTCG harbors:
- a CDS encoding co-chaperone GroES family protein yields the protein MMDSLKNVVVIGDRILIKPLEASNRTGSGLYLPPSVKDHDAVHTGLVMRVGPGYPIPVARDPDSIFTGENNEQVNYVPLQVREGDEALYLQASGTEIEINGEKYVIVGQNAILLVLRNEIPDSIDAI